In Amaranthus tricolor cultivar Red isolate AtriRed21 chromosome 3, ASM2621246v1, whole genome shotgun sequence, a single window of DNA contains:
- the LOC130807450 gene encoding receptor-like protein 4 has translation MSRLFLFTFLLLLPLSRSNISYHIDCGGSNTHVDYFQTTWLSDRFFTGGSTSVVSEPLHFSLPQEKTLRFFPPTTSGPKNCYIIPTSDRGGRFLFRTFTVYDNYDGKKHPPSFEVSVQGTVVFSYKSPWRENVSADGSYSDLIAYVPDNEARVCFYSIATDPPIIGTLEVIEIDSASYNFSSDFGNKTILVNYGRLSCGQHHWGPGLTNDTDIAWRLWQSDNSFLSKNSKGVKVISTIREIAGANQKPNYFPMKLYQSCVTAGVSGVLEYELNVDAKLDYLLWFHFAEITDQVTKAGQRQFDVLVNGVNVNRFDVFKSVGGFKAFDWHFVAKNLSSTTLTVKLIPVVKEPILCGLELYAIVPNDLATDPNQVLAMRALKDSLRVPDRMGWNGDPCAPTTWNAWEGIACRSNKDGNALVISQIDLGSQGLKGFISDKISLLTNLAVLNLSSNSLTGTLPEGLGQQSLVKLDLSNNEFTGPIPDSLATSNNLRLVLLNDNHLEGLVPEQIYSVGVHGGAIDLSANKGLCGVPSLPECPFLWRNGRLSSAGKIAIGISCVVVFSILLLVTCLCIRRRRSDYDFGFPHELISMAAKRNRYHRQKSLMVLEMESQHAKGLIPSMRPPQ, from the exons ATGTCTCGTCTCTTCCTCTTTACCTTCCTCCTCCTCCTTCCCCTTTCTCGCTCTA ATATCTCTTACCATATTGACTGCGGTGGCTCCAATACTCACGTCGATTATTTCCAAACTACTTGGCTTTCCGATCGTTTCTTCACTGGTGGTTCTACTTCAGTTGTGTCTGAACCTCTACATTTCTCTCTTCCACAAGAGAAAACTCTTCGTTTCTTTCCTCCTACTACTTCTGGACCTAAGAACTGTTACATTATTCCTACTTCTGATCGTGGCGGTCGTTTTCTTTTCCGTACTTTCACCGTTTATGATAATTATGACGGAAAAAAGCATCCTCCTAGTTTTGAGGTTTCCGTTCAAGGTACTGTTGTTTTTAGTTATAAATCTCCGTGGCGGGAAAATGTGTCCGCTGATGGTTCTTACTCTGATCTAATTGCGTATGTACCCGATAACGAAGCTCGTGTTTGTTTTTATTCAATTGCTACTGATCCTCCGATTATTGGAACCCTAGAAGTTATTGAAATTGATTCGGCGTCGTATAATTTTTCATCCGATTTTGGGAATAAGACGATTTTGGTTAATTATGGGAGATTAAGTTGCGGGCAACATCACTGGGGTCCAGGTCTTACCAATGATACTGATATTGCATGGCGGTTGTGGCAGTCCGACAATTCCTTTCTGTCTAAGAACAGCAAGGGCGTTAAAGTAATTTCAACGATCAGAGAGATAGCTGGGGCGAATCAAAAGCCGAATTATTTTCCGATGAAGTTGTATCAGAGTTGTGTGACTGCGGGGGTATCAGGGGTTTTGGAGTATGAGTTGAATGTGGATGCTAAGCTTGATTATTTGTTGTGGTTTCATTTTGCAGAAATTACTGATCAGGTGACTAAGGCAGGGCAAAGACAGTTTGATGTATTGGTAAATGGGGTGAATGTGAATCGATTTGATGTTTTTAAGTCGGTTGGAGGGTTCAAGGCTTTTGATTGGCATTTTGTTGCTAAGAATTTGAGTAGTACTACATTGACTGTGAAGTTAATTCCTGTTGTTAAAGAGCCTATTCTTTGTGGGTTGGAACTGTATGCTATTGTACCTAATGATCTTGCTACTGATCCTAATCAAG TTTTGGCTATGAGGGCGTTAAAGGATTCACTTCGAGTTCCAGACAGAATGGGATGGAATGGTGATCCATGCGCCCCAACAACTTGGAATGCATGGGAAGGAATTGCATGTCGTTCTAACAAAGATGGGAATGCTCTTGTTATCTCTCAAAT TGACCTTGGGAGCCAAGGTTTGAAAGGATTTATTAGTGATAAGATCAGTCTTTTGACAAACTTGGCTGTCTT GAATTTAAGTTCAAACTCTTTGACGGGTACTTTACCAGAGGGCCTTGGTCAACAATCTCTTGTAAAGCT GGATTTGTCAAATAATGAGTTCACAGGACCTATTCCTGACAGTCTTGCTACTTCAAATAATCTGCGGCTAGT GCTGTTGAATGATAATCACCTGGAAGGACTTGTTCCAGAGCAGATTTACTCTGTTGGTGTCCATGGTGGAGCAATTGA TCTCTCTGCCAACAAGGGCCTGTGTGGTGTTCCTTCTTTGCCAGAATGTCCTTTTCTTTGGAGAAATGGCCGATTGTCCAGTGCCGGTAAAATTGCTATAGGAATATCCTGTGTGGTTGTTTTCAGTATACTGTTGCTCGTGACATGCCTTTGTATCAGAAGGAGGAGGAGCGATTATGACTTCGGTTTTCCACATGAGTTAATTT CAATGGCTGCAAAAAGAAACCGCTATCACAGACAAAAGTCCTTGATGGTCCTCGAAATGGAAAGCCAGCATGCCAAAGGTTTAATACCCTCAATGAGACCTCCTCAATAG